The proteins below are encoded in one region of Micromonospora yangpuensis:
- a CDS encoding restriction endonuclease, whose protein sequence is MVPWLGAAGLVVLLLLAVLNFVQRHPYWSIFLLLLIVAGAVAVLRARAGRRAQRRAEQLERDRAIGVTDGMTGSEFEHWFARLMEASGFRDVQVRGGAGDRGADVVAKTPDGRRVVVQCKRQSLHNRVGSAAIQRFAGTCRDIHGGQLCMIVTNGFFTAGDGVRLAQQLDILLIDRRALEAWAWTRVPPTGLLVAG, encoded by the coding sequence ATGGTGCCCTGGCTGGGCGCGGCCGGGCTGGTCGTGCTGCTCCTGCTCGCGGTGCTGAACTTCGTGCAGCGGCACCCGTACTGGTCGATCTTCCTGCTGTTGCTGATCGTCGCTGGTGCTGTCGCGGTTCTGCGGGCTCGCGCGGGGCGGCGGGCGCAGCGTCGGGCCGAGCAGCTTGAGCGGGACCGGGCTATCGGCGTCACCGACGGGATGACCGGGTCCGAGTTCGAGCACTGGTTCGCCCGGTTGATGGAGGCGTCCGGGTTCCGCGACGTCCAGGTCCGCGGGGGCGCGGGGGACCGGGGTGCCGACGTCGTGGCGAAGACGCCCGACGGGCGTCGGGTGGTGGTCCAGTGCAAGCGACAGAGCCTGCACAACCGGGTGGGCAGCGCGGCGATCCAGCGTTTCGCCGGAACGTGTCGGGACATCCACGGCGGCCAGTTGTGCATGATCGTGACGAATGGGTTCTTCACCGCTGGCGACGGGGTGCGACTCGCCCAGCAGCTCGACATCCTGCTGATCGATCGGCGGGCGTTGGAGGCGTGGGCGTGGACGCGGGTCCCCCCAACGGGGCTTCTCGTCGCTGGTTGA
- a CDS encoding nuclear transport factor 2 family protein yields MGDELRRRSAEEVFREHLRLAAEHRFVEDIERNLAPDCVILERRGVFRGPGGARQLARWLAEELPGGRYTYQNVLVDGRFAFLEWTAQADGARVRDGADSFVIEDGWIVAQTIHYTVEPARPVGWGMNEGHRRLLIH; encoded by the coding sequence ATGGGCGACGAGCTGCGGCGACGCTCGGCGGAGGAGGTGTTCCGGGAGCATCTGCGGTTGGCCGCGGAGCACCGGTTCGTCGAGGATATAGAGCGTAACCTCGCCCCGGACTGCGTGATCCTGGAACGTCGGGGGGTGTTCCGGGGGCCCGGCGGGGCGCGGCAACTGGCCCGGTGGCTCGCCGAGGAGCTGCCGGGCGGCCGGTACACGTACCAGAATGTGCTGGTCGACGGGCGGTTCGCGTTCCTGGAGTGGACGGCGCAGGCCGACGGGGCCCGGGTGCGCGACGGCGCGGACTCGTTCGTCATCGAGGACGGGTGGATCGTGGCCCAGACGATCCACTACACCGTGGAGCCCGCCCGACCGGTCGGATGGGGTATGAATGAGGGCCACCGTCGTCTCTTGATCCACTGA